In Pseudomonas sp. GCEP-101, one DNA window encodes the following:
- a CDS encoding YhdP family protein, protein MERAGRLFATSLRIVLALLALGLVLLALYVSLGRQLVPLVAEYRDDLARKASEQLGLPVAIGALEGHWHAFSPIIVVRDIQLGEGNDSLRLERVRLTPDILGSVMARQPRIDSLELEGLHLTLREDEDGQWHADGLPSRGGDTDPRKLIDLLLTPRRLSLMDSQLTVLPQQANPLSLNYVGMTLRSGSRQRLEARLSLPGGEPVAARLETRLNRDDWTKSSAELYLSLPQADWAKWLPARLTGAWTLAQAKAGGELWATIDQGVPVSAVARLNAPKIEAALGERKPVSFSDLGVSLFFQRQGDDLDVRVADLAANFGETRWGEVELELTRRLKGEEHWQLRGDRLDLTPLGPAITALAPLPDKAIEWLDGLKPHGVLHNVNLDYWPQREGAERVTYAANLEKVGVNAFHDVPAVANVDGTFSGNLGGGTLDANAQDFMLHLATLFPEPWRYRSARARLFFQLNDDAFTLGSHLMKVEGEEGTLAGDMLIRLMRDPALEDYMDLRVGMSNGDARYTGKYLPTVIPQMSKDLAAWLKGSIKSGRIEQGYFLWQGSLQKHSAPEAHAMTLYFKVHDGVLDYQPGWPGLSKAEGEVRVEDTGVSIHASSGRILNSQVRDVSVEIPHTNPGEVAHLHVNGDIDSNLVDGLKILQDSPIGATHTFAGWEGSGNLNGHLNLDIPLAKGEASKARVIVDFDTDKAQLKIAKPELNLEQVKGKFRYDTDSGLSGQNIAAQVLGSRVTGSIRAEGRNGVPRTRVLVGGQVPVKALLDWGKVQKQVPVDGRVPFQLNLLLDGKDSQLQVTSNLQGVTIDLPAPLGKAAQETRDSEWRMTLDGAERRYWATYGDRASLAYAAPADQPLAGRGVLRLGGDPAVLPNWSGVQVRGKIDEVDADAWQAVVKKYSNSGVEGAAGLLRGADLQIARFKGFGQTLENLTLDLARVDSSWQLGLVSALVSGKITLPDSKVKPIQIALDRIDLPKGEAIDSEKAVEQPDPLAKIDPRSLPPMDVSIRQVLKAGKPVGAWSFNVRPTPTGVGFNDVNLDLRGLSVKGNLRWDGMDASARSTFQGQLEGKNLGDVLKAWDFAPSVTSERFRVDINGNWPGSPAALNLRRFGGTLDANLRKGQFVEVEGGANALRVFGLLNFNAINRRLRLDFSDLLGKGLSYDRVKGVLTATDGVYFTREPLRLDGPSSNLELNGTLDLAHDEIDAKLLVTLPVTNNLPLAALIVGAPAIGGALFVVDKLLGDRVARFASVQYSVKGPWQSPTIAFEKPFEKPH, encoded by the coding sequence ATGGAACGCGCCGGCCGCCTGTTCGCCACCTCCCTGCGTATCGTCCTCGCCCTCCTGGCGCTGGGACTGGTGCTGCTCGCGTTGTACGTCAGCCTCGGCCGGCAACTGGTGCCGCTGGTGGCGGAGTACCGTGACGACCTGGCGCGCAAGGCCAGCGAACAACTGGGCCTGCCGGTCGCCATCGGCGCGCTGGAGGGCCACTGGCATGCCTTCAGCCCGATCATCGTGGTGCGCGACATCCAGCTGGGCGAGGGCAACGACTCGCTGCGCCTGGAGCGGGTGCGCCTGACCCCGGACATTCTAGGCAGCGTGATGGCACGCCAGCCGCGCATCGACAGCCTGGAGCTGGAAGGCCTGCACCTCACCCTGCGCGAAGACGAGGACGGCCAATGGCACGCTGACGGCCTGCCCAGCCGGGGCGGCGACACCGACCCGCGCAAGCTCATCGACCTGCTGCTGACTCCGCGCCGCCTGTCGCTGATGGACAGCCAACTGACCGTGCTGCCGCAACAGGCCAACCCGCTCTCGCTGAACTACGTCGGCATGACCCTGCGCAGCGGCAGCCGCCAGCGCCTGGAAGCGCGCCTGAGCCTGCCCGGCGGCGAGCCGGTGGCCGCGCGCCTGGAGACCCGCCTGAACCGCGACGACTGGACGAAGAGTTCGGCCGAGCTCTACCTCAGTCTGCCGCAGGCCGACTGGGCCAAATGGCTGCCCGCGCGCCTCACCGGGGCCTGGACGCTGGCCCAGGCCAAGGCCGGTGGCGAACTCTGGGCGACCATCGACCAGGGCGTGCCGGTCTCCGCCGTGGCGCGGCTAAACGCCCCGAAGATCGAAGCCGCCCTGGGCGAGCGCAAGCCGGTCAGCTTCAGCGACCTCGGCGTGAGCCTGTTCTTCCAGCGCCAGGGGGACGATCTCGACGTGCGTGTCGCCGATCTGGCGGCGAACTTCGGCGAAACCCGCTGGGGTGAGGTGGAACTGGAGCTGACGCGCCGGCTCAAGGGCGAGGAACACTGGCAGCTGCGCGGCGACCGTCTCGACCTGACCCCGCTGGGCCCGGCCATTACCGCCCTGGCGCCGCTGCCGGACAAGGCCATCGAGTGGCTCGACGGCCTCAAGCCCCACGGCGTGCTGCACAACGTCAACCTCGACTACTGGCCGCAGCGCGAGGGGGCCGAGCGTGTCACCTATGCCGCCAACCTGGAGAAGGTCGGCGTCAATGCCTTCCATGACGTGCCCGCCGTGGCCAACGTCGACGGCACCTTCAGCGGCAACCTGGGCGGCGGCACGCTGGACGCCAACGCCCAGGACTTCATGCTGCACCTGGCGACGCTGTTCCCCGAGCCCTGGCGTTACCGCAGCGCCCGCGCCCGGCTGTTCTTCCAGCTCAACGACGACGCCTTCACCCTCGGCAGCCACCTGATGAAGGTGGAGGGCGAGGAGGGCACCCTCGCCGGCGACATGCTCATCCGCCTGATGCGCGACCCGGCGCTCGAGGACTACATGGACCTGCGCGTCGGCATGAGCAATGGCGACGCCCGCTACACCGGCAAGTACCTGCCCACCGTCATCCCGCAGATGAGCAAGGACCTCGCCGCCTGGCTCAAGGGCTCGATCAAGAGCGGGCGCATCGAGCAGGGCTACTTCCTCTGGCAGGGTTCGCTGCAGAAGCACTCCGCGCCCGAGGCCCACGCCATGACCCTGTATTTCAAGGTCCACGACGGCGTCCTCGACTACCAGCCGGGCTGGCCCGGCCTGAGCAAGGCCGAGGGCGAGGTGCGCGTCGAGGACACCGGCGTCAGCATCCACGCCAGCAGCGGGCGCATCCTCAACAGCCAGGTGCGCGACGTCTCGGTGGAGATTCCCCATACCAATCCCGGCGAAGTCGCCCACCTGCACGTCAACGGCGATATCGACAGTAACCTCGTCGATGGCCTGAAGATCCTCCAGGACTCGCCGATCGGCGCGACCCACACCTTCGCCGGCTGGGAAGGCTCGGGCAACCTCAACGGCCACCTCAACCTCGATATTCCTCTGGCCAAGGGCGAGGCGAGCAAGGCGCGGGTGATCGTCGATTTCGATACCGACAAGGCGCAGCTGAAGATCGCCAAGCCGGAACTGAACCTGGAGCAGGTGAAGGGCAAGTTCCGCTACGACACCGACAGCGGCCTGAGCGGGCAGAACATTGCCGCCCAGGTGCTGGGCAGCCGCGTCACCGGCAGCATCCGCGCCGAAGGCCGCAACGGCGTGCCGCGCACGCGGGTGCTGGTGGGTGGGCAGGTCCCGGTGAAGGCCCTGCTCGACTGGGGCAAGGTGCAGAAGCAAGTGCCGGTGGATGGCCGTGTGCCGTTCCAGCTCAACCTGTTGCTCGACGGCAAGGACAGCCAGTTGCAGGTCACTTCCAACCTGCAGGGTGTCACCATCGATCTGCCAGCGCCGCTGGGCAAGGCCGCGCAGGAAACCCGCGACAGCGAGTGGCGCATGACCCTGGATGGCGCCGAACGCCGCTACTGGGCGACCTACGGTGACCGTGCCAGCCTCGCCTACGCCGCCCCGGCGGACCAGCCGCTGGCCGGACGAGGCGTGCTGCGCCTGGGCGGCGACCCGGCGGTACTGCCCAACTGGAGTGGCGTGCAGGTGCGCGGCAAGATCGATGAGGTCGACGCCGACGCCTGGCAGGCCGTGGTCAAGAAGTACTCCAATAGCGGTGTCGAGGGCGCGGCAGGACTGCTGCGTGGCGCGGACCTGCAGATCGCTCGCTTCAAGGGCTTCGGCCAGACCCTGGAAAACCTCACGCTGGATCTCGCCCGCGTCGACAGCAGCTGGCAGCTCGGGCTGGTGAGCGCGCTGGTCTCCGGCAAGATCACCCTGCCCGACAGCAAGGTGAAGCCGATCCAGATCGCCCTGGACCGCATCGACCTGCCCAAGGGCGAGGCCATCGATTCCGAGAAGGCAGTGGAACAACCGGACCCGCTGGCGAAGATCGACCCGCGCAGCCTGCCGCCTATGGATGTGTCCATCCGCCAGGTGCTCAAGGCTGGCAAGCCGGTCGGCGCCTGGAGCTTCAATGTGCGCCCGACACCTACCGGCGTGGGCTTCAACGACGTCAATCTGGACCTGCGCGGCCTGTCGGTGAAGGGCAACCTGCGCTGGGACGGCATGGACGCCAGCGCACGCAGCACCTTCCAGGGCCAGCTCGAAGGCAAGAACCTGGGCGATGTGCTCAAGGCCTGGGACTTTGCGCCCAGCGTGACCAGCGAGCGCTTCCGCGTGGACATCAACGGCAACTGGCCGGGCTCGCCGGCGGCGCTGAACCTGCGCCGCTTCGGCGGCACCTTGGATGCCAACCTGCGCAAGGGCCAGTTCGTCGAAGTGGAAGGCGGCGCCAACGCCCTGCGGGTGTTCGGCCTGCTCAACTTCAACGCCATCAACCGCCGTCTGCGCCTGGACTTCTCCGACCTGCTGGGCAAGGGCCTGAGCTACGACCGGGTCAAGGGCGTGCTCACCGCCACCGACGGTGTCTACTTCACCCGCGAGCCGCTGCGCCTGGACGGCCCGTCGAGCAACCTGGAGCTCAACGGCACCCTCGATCTGGCCCACGACGAGATCGACGCCAAGCTGCTGGTGACCCTGCCGGTGACCAACAACCTGCCGCTGGCAGCGCTGATCGTCGGGGCGCCGGCCATCGGCGGCGCGCTGTTCGTGGTGGACAAGCTGCTGGGCGACCGGGTGGCGCGTTTCGCCAGCGTCCAGTACAGCGTGAAAGGCCCGTGGCAGAGCCCGACCATCGCCTTCGAGAAGCCTTTCGAAAAGCCTCATTGA
- a CDS encoding carbon-nitrogen hydrolase family protein translates to MSLAVIQMVSQDDVLANLAAARRLLEQAAEGGARLAVLPENFAAMGRRDLADIGRAEALGSGPILPWLKSTARDLRLWIVAGTLPLPPAGQPDAKANACSLLVDERGEVAARYDKLHLFDVDVADARGRYRESDDYAFGQRVVVADTPVGRLGLTVCYDLRFPELYTALREAGAELISAPSAFTAVTGAAHWEILVRARAIETQCYLLAAGQGGTHPKGRETWGQSAIVDPWGRILAEQAKGEAVLLAERDSEEQAAVRQRMPIARHRRFFPPVEPRPARTE, encoded by the coding sequence ATGTCCCTTGCCGTCATTCAGATGGTCAGCCAGGACGACGTCCTGGCCAATCTCGCCGCCGCCCGTCGCCTGCTCGAGCAGGCCGCCGAGGGTGGTGCGCGCCTCGCCGTGCTGCCGGAGAACTTCGCCGCCATGGGCCGCCGCGACCTGGCGGACATCGGTCGCGCCGAAGCCCTGGGCAGCGGTCCGATCCTGCCCTGGTTGAAAAGCACCGCCCGCGACCTCAGGTTGTGGATAGTCGCCGGCACCCTGCCGTTACCGCCCGCGGGCCAGCCGGACGCCAAGGCCAACGCCTGTTCGCTGCTGGTGGACGAACGGGGCGAGGTGGCGGCGCGCTATGACAAGCTGCACCTGTTCGACGTGGACGTTGCCGACGCCCGTGGCCGCTATCGCGAGTCGGACGACTACGCCTTCGGCCAGCGTGTGGTGGTGGCCGACACCCCGGTCGGACGCCTCGGGCTGACGGTCTGCTACGACCTGCGTTTCCCCGAGCTCTACACCGCGCTGCGCGAAGCCGGCGCGGAACTGATCAGCGCCCCCTCGGCCTTTACCGCCGTGACCGGCGCGGCGCACTGGGAGATCCTCGTCCGCGCCCGCGCCATCGAGACCCAGTGCTACCTGCTGGCGGCCGGGCAGGGCGGCACCCACCCCAAAGGACGGGAAACCTGGGGGCAGTCGGCCATCGTCGACCCCTGGGGGCGTATCCTTGCCGAACAGGCCAAGGGCGAAGCCGTGCTGCTGGCCGAGCGCGACAGCGAGGAACAGGCGGCGGTCCGGCAGCGCATGCCGATTGCCCGGCACAGACGATTTTTCCCGCCGGTCGAACCTCGACCGGCGCGTACGGAGTGA
- the tldD gene encoding metalloprotease TldD, which yields MSELLSSVSQHLLAPGGLDIDQLSPILHELSGPGIDAADLYFQSQVSESWMLEDGIVKEGSFHMDQGVGVRAQSGEKTGFAYSNAINHEALIQAARAARSISRAGQNGKVQAFNAVVPARLYSGENPLDVLSRAEKVELLQKIDAATRALDPRIQQVTVSLAGVWDQVLIAAADGSLAADIRPLVRFNVSVIVEQNGRRERGGHGGGGRTDYQYFLQEDRAMSYAREALRQALVNLEAVPAPAGSLPVVMGAGWSGVLLHEAVGHGLEGDFNRKGSSNYSGRIGEKVASSLCTIVDDGTIAGRRGSLSVDDEGTPTNCNVLIENGILKGYMQDKLNARLMGVARTGNGRRESYAHLPMPRMTNTYMLAGQSDPQEIIASVERGIYCANLGGGQVDITSGKFVFATSEAYLIENGKITRPVKGATLIGNGPEVMSRVSMVGNDLALDSGVGTCGKDGQSVPVGVGQPTLKIDAITVGGTGA from the coding sequence ATGAGCGAACTGTTGTCATCCGTCAGCCAGCACCTGCTGGCCCCCGGTGGGCTGGACATCGACCAGCTGTCGCCGATCCTGCACGAGCTGAGCGGCCCCGGCATCGACGCCGCCGACCTGTACTTCCAGAGCCAGGTCTCCGAGTCCTGGATGCTGGAGGACGGCATCGTCAAGGAAGGCAGCTTCCACATGGACCAGGGCGTTGGCGTGCGCGCGCAGTCGGGTGAGAAGACCGGCTTCGCCTACAGCAACGCGATCAACCATGAGGCGCTGATCCAGGCCGCCCGCGCTGCCCGTTCGATCTCCCGTGCGGGGCAGAACGGCAAGGTGCAGGCCTTCAATGCCGTGGTGCCGGCCCGTCTGTATTCCGGCGAGAACCCGCTGGACGTGCTCAGCCGCGCCGAGAAGGTGGAGCTGCTGCAGAAGATCGATGCCGCCACCCGCGCCCTCGATCCGCGCATCCAGCAGGTCACCGTCAGCCTCGCCGGCGTCTGGGACCAGGTGCTGATCGCCGCCGCGGACGGTTCGCTGGCCGCCGACATCCGCCCGCTGGTGCGCTTCAACGTCAGCGTCATCGTCGAACAGAACGGCCGCCGCGAGCGTGGCGGCCACGGTGGCGGCGGGCGTACCGACTACCAGTACTTCCTCCAGGAAGACCGCGCCATGAGCTACGCCCGTGAGGCGCTGCGCCAGGCGCTGGTCAACCTCGAGGCGGTGCCCGCGCCGGCCGGCAGCCTGCCGGTGGTGATGGGCGCCGGCTGGTCCGGCGTGCTGCTGCACGAAGCCGTCGGCCATGGCCTGGAAGGCGACTTCAACCGCAAGGGCAGCTCCAACTACAGCGGCCGCATCGGCGAGAAGGTGGCTTCCAGCCTGTGCACCATCGTCGACGACGGCACCATTGCCGGCCGTCGCGGTTCGCTGTCGGTGGACGACGAAGGCACGCCGACGAACTGCAACGTGCTGATCGAGAACGGCATCCTCAAGGGTTACATGCAGGACAAGCTCAATGCCCGCCTGATGGGCGTGGCGCGCACCGGCAACGGCCGGCGCGAGTCCTACGCGCATCTGCCGATGCCGCGCATGACCAACACCTACATGCTGGCCGGACAGAGCGATCCGCAGGAAATCATCGCCAGCGTCGAGCGCGGTATCTACTGCGCGAACCTCGGCGGCGGGCAGGTGGACATCACCAGCGGCAAGTTCGTCTTCGCCACCAGCGAGGCCTACCTGATCGAGAACGGCAAGATCACCCGCCCGGTGAAGGGCGCGACCTTGATCGGCAACGGCCCGGAAGTGATGAGCCGGGTGTCCATGGTCGGCAACGACCTGGCGCTGGACAGCGGCGTGGGCACCTGTGGCAAGGACGGCCAGTCCGTGCCGGTGGGTGTGGGTCAGCCGACCCTGAAGATCGACGCCATCACCGTCGGCGGCACGGGCGCCTGA
- the pmbA gene encoding metalloprotease PmbA: MSEHNPAVSPEVLPELREQVERIIAEASRQGASACEVAVSVEQGLSTSVRQGEVETVEFNRDQGFGITLYVGQRKGSASTSATGADAIRETVAAALAIARHASEDDCAGLADPALMARDLPDLDLYHGWSITPDQAIERALACEAAAFAADKRVTKADGTTLNTHQGCRVYGNSHGFIGGYASTRHSLSCVMIAEGEGQMQRDYWYDVNRRGELLATPESIGRRAAERAASRLGARPVPTAEVPVLFAPEVAVGLFGHFLGAISGGSLYRKSSFLEGALGQQLFPDWLTLDERPLLRGALGSASFDNDGLATYAKPFVEGGELVSYVLGTYSGRKLGMPSTANSGGVHNLFVSHGDEDQAALIRHMGRGLLVTELMGQGVNLVTGDYSRGAGGYWVENGEIQFPVQEVTIAANLRDLFRNIVAIGNDVEYRGNLHTGSVLIEKMMVAGN; this comes from the coding sequence ATGAGCGAACACAACCCGGCAGTGAGCCCGGAGGTCCTTCCCGAACTGCGCGAGCAGGTCGAGCGGATCATTGCCGAGGCGTCCCGGCAGGGCGCCAGCGCCTGCGAAGTGGCGGTGTCGGTGGAGCAGGGACTGTCGACCTCGGTGCGCCAGGGTGAAGTCGAGACCGTCGAGTTCAACCGCGACCAGGGCTTTGGCATCACCCTCTACGTCGGCCAGCGCAAGGGCTCGGCGAGCACCTCGGCGACCGGTGCCGACGCCATCCGCGAGACCGTGGCGGCAGCCCTGGCCATCGCCAGGCATGCCTCCGAGGATGATTGCGCCGGCCTGGCCGACCCCGCGCTGATGGCCCGCGACCTGCCGGACCTGGACCTGTACCACGGCTGGTCGATCACCCCCGACCAGGCCATCGAGCGGGCCCTGGCCTGCGAGGCTGCCGCGTTCGCCGCCGACAAGCGCGTCACCAAGGCCGACGGCACCACGCTCAATACCCACCAGGGCTGCCGCGTCTACGGCAACAGCCATGGCTTTATCGGCGGTTACGCCAGCACCCGCCACAGCCTGAGCTGCGTGATGATCGCCGAAGGCGAAGGGCAGATGCAGCGCGATTACTGGTACGACGTGAACCGTCGCGGAGAGCTGCTGGCTACTCCCGAATCCATCGGTCGCCGCGCCGCCGAGCGTGCCGCCAGCCGTCTGGGCGCGCGCCCGGTGCCGACAGCCGAAGTGCCGGTGCTGTTCGCTCCGGAGGTCGCTGTCGGCCTGTTCGGCCACTTCCTCGGCGCCATTTCCGGCGGCAGCCTGTACCGCAAGTCGTCCTTCCTGGAGGGGGCGCTGGGCCAGCAGCTGTTCCCCGACTGGCTGACCCTGGACGAGCGCCCGCTGCTGCGCGGCGCACTGGGCAGCGCCTCGTTCGACAACGACGGCCTGGCGACCTATGCCAAGCCGTTCGTCGAGGGCGGCGAGCTGGTGTCCTACGTGCTCGGCACCTACTCCGGGCGCAAGCTCGGCATGCCCAGCACGGCCAACTCCGGCGGTGTGCACAACCTGTTCGTCAGTCATGGCGACGAGGACCAGGCCGCCCTGATCCGCCACATGGGCCGCGGCCTGCTGGTGACCGAGCTGATGGGGCAGGGCGTGAACCTGGTGACGGGAGATTACTCCCGCGGCGCGGGCGGCTACTGGGTGGAGAACGGAGAGATCCAGTTCCCGGTGCAGGAGGTGACCATCGCTGCCAACCTGCGCGACCTGTTCCGTAACATCGTCGCCATCGGCAACGACGTGGAATACCGCGGCAACCTGCACACCGGCTCCGTGCTCATCGAAAAGATGATGGTCGCTGGCAACTGA
- the rng gene encoding ribonuclease G, which translates to MSEEILINITPMESRVAVVENGVLQEVHVERTLRRGIVGNIYKGKVVRVLPGMQAAFVDVGLERAAFIHAAEISTREGSAVESIGALVHEGQSLVVQVTKDPIGTKGARLTTHLSIPSRYLVYMPRTSHVGISLKIEDEHERERLKQVVAKCVEAEGIVEQGGFILRTAAEGAGEDEILADIRYLRRLWDQIDAQIKTVGAPTMIYEDLSLALRTLRDLVNPRIEKIRVDSRENFQKITQFVEELMPEIADRLEHYPGERPIFDLYGVEDEVQKALERKVLLKSGGYLIIDPTEAMTTIDVNTGAFVGHRNLEETIFKTNLEAATAIARQLRLRNLGGIIIIDFIDMEDEEHRRQVLRTLEKQLERDHAKTNIIGITELGLVQMTRKRTRESLVQVLCEPCPSCQGRGMLKTPETICYEIFREILREARAYQADSYLVLANQKVVDRLLDEESGNVADLELFIGRPIKFQVEAMYSQEQYDVVLL; encoded by the coding sequence AGCGCACGCTGCGCCGCGGGATCGTCGGCAATATCTACAAGGGCAAGGTCGTGCGCGTGCTGCCGGGCATGCAGGCGGCCTTCGTCGACGTCGGCCTGGAGCGCGCCGCCTTCATTCACGCGGCGGAAATCTCCACCCGTGAGGGCAGCGCCGTGGAGAGCATCGGCGCGCTGGTCCACGAAGGGCAGAGCCTGGTGGTGCAGGTCACCAAGGACCCCATCGGCACCAAGGGCGCGCGCCTGACCACGCACCTGTCGATTCCCTCGCGCTACCTGGTCTACATGCCGCGCACCAGCCACGTCGGCATTTCCCTGAAGATCGAGGATGAGCACGAGCGCGAGCGCCTCAAGCAGGTGGTCGCCAAATGCGTCGAGGCCGAGGGTATCGTCGAGCAGGGCGGGTTCATCCTGCGCACCGCCGCCGAGGGCGCCGGGGAGGACGAGATCCTCGCCGACATCCGCTACCTGCGCCGCCTCTGGGACCAGATCGATGCGCAGATCAAGACCGTTGGCGCGCCGACGATGATCTACGAAGACCTCTCCCTGGCCCTGCGCACCCTGCGCGACCTGGTGAACCCGCGCATCGAGAAGATCCGCGTCGATTCCCGGGAGAACTTCCAGAAGATCACGCAGTTCGTCGAAGAGCTCATGCCGGAAATCGCCGATCGCCTGGAGCACTATCCCGGCGAGCGGCCGATCTTCGACCTCTACGGCGTCGAGGACGAGGTGCAGAAGGCGCTGGAGCGCAAGGTGCTGCTCAAGTCCGGCGGCTACCTGATCATCGACCCGACCGAGGCGATGACCACCATCGACGTGAATACCGGCGCCTTCGTCGGCCACCGCAACCTCGAAGAAACCATCTTCAAGACCAACCTCGAGGCGGCCACCGCCATTGCCCGTCAGCTGCGCCTGCGCAACCTGGGCGGGATCATCATCATCGACTTCATCGACATGGAAGACGAGGAGCACCGCCGCCAGGTCCTGCGGACCCTGGAGAAGCAGCTCGAACGCGACCATGCCAAGACCAACATCATCGGCATCACCGAGCTGGGCCTGGTGCAGATGACCCGCAAGCGCACCCGCGAAAGCCTGGTGCAGGTGCTCTGCGAGCCCTGCCCGAGCTGCCAGGGGCGCGGCATGCTGAAGACGCCGGAAACCATCTGCTACGAAATCTTCCGCGAGATCCTCCGCGAGGCGCGGGCCTACCAGGCCGATTCCTACCTGGTGCTGGCCAACCAGAAGGTGGTGGATCGCCTGCTCGACGAGGAGTCGGGCAACGTGGCGGATCTCGAGCTGTTCATCGGCCGCCCGATCAAGTTCCAGGTGGAGGCGATGTATTCCCAGGAGCAGTACGACGTGGTCCTGCTTTGA
- the rapZ gene encoding RNase adapter RapZ, whose product MRLIIVSGRSGSGKSTALNVLEDNGFYCIDNLPASLLPDLAQRALLHTELLHPQVAVSIDARNLPSQLQRFPELLQEARDKHIQCDVLYLDADDETLLKRFSETRRRHPLTSDSRSLAEAIADESHLLAPIADLADLKLNTTNLNLYQLRDVLKLRLLNKPELGTAFLVESFGFKRGMPVDADLVFDVRCLPNPYWKPELREHTGLEVEVQEYLAAQPDVEEMYQDILAYLNKWLPRFAASNRAYVTIAIGCTGGQHRSTYLAERIGQALKETLTNVQIRHRDLS is encoded by the coding sequence ATGCGCCTGATCATCGTCAGTGGAAGATCCGGCTCGGGCAAGAGCACCGCGCTCAATGTGCTCGAGGACAACGGCTTCTACTGCATCGACAACCTGCCGGCCAGCCTCCTTCCGGACCTGGCCCAGCGCGCGCTGCTGCACACCGAGCTGCTGCATCCCCAGGTCGCCGTCTCCATCGACGCGCGCAACCTGCCGAGCCAGTTGCAGCGCTTCCCGGAGCTGCTGCAGGAAGCCCGCGACAAGCACATCCAGTGCGACGTGCTGTACCTCGATGCCGATGACGAAACCCTGCTCAAACGCTTTTCCGAGACCCGCCGGCGCCACCCGCTGACCAGCGACAGCCGTTCCCTGGCCGAAGCCATCGCCGACGAATCGCACCTGCTGGCGCCCATCGCCGACCTGGCCGATCTCAAGCTCAACACCACCAACCTGAACCTTTATCAGCTGCGCGACGTCCTCAAGCTGCGCCTGCTGAACAAGCCCGAACTGGGCACCGCCTTCCTGGTCGAATCCTTCGGCTTCAAGCGCGGCATGCCGGTGGATGCCGACCTCGTGTTCGACGTACGCTGCCTGCCCAACCCCTACTGGAAGCCGGAGCTACGCGAGCACACCGGGCTGGAAGTGGAAGTGCAGGAATACCTGGCGGCACAACCGGACGTCGAGGAGATGTACCAGGACATCCTCGCCTACCTGAACAAATGGCTGCCGCGCTTCGCCGCGAGCAACCGGGCCTACGTCACCATCGCCATCGGCTGCACCGGTGGCCAGCATCGCTCGACCTACCTGGCCGAGCGCATTGGCCAGGCCCTCAAGGAAACCCTCACCAACGTACAGATTCGCCACCGCGACCTGAGCTAA
- the yjgA gene encoding ribosome biogenesis factor YjgA has protein sequence MAEIHDDDSSFEEKSKSQVKREMHALQELGERLTTLKADMLDRMPLTDPLRRALEEAPKHKANAAKKRHRQFIGKLMRDQDVEAILALLEQVDTSTRQYNERFHALERWRDHLITGGDAALSAFFGEYPESDRQHLLQLIRHAQHEAAHNKPPAAARKIFKYIRELDEIKRGLR, from the coding sequence ATGGCTGAAATTCACGATGACGACTCGTCCTTCGAAGAGAAGAGCAAGTCGCAAGTAAAACGCGAAATGCACGCGCTGCAGGAACTCGGCGAGCGCCTGACCACGCTCAAGGCCGACATGCTCGACCGCATGCCGCTGACCGATCCGCTGCGCCGCGCGCTGGAAGAAGCTCCCAAGCACAAGGCCAACGCCGCCAAGAAGCGCCATCGGCAGTTCATCGGCAAGCTGATGCGCGACCAGGACGTCGAGGCCATCCTCGCCCTGCTGGAACAGGTCGACACCTCGACCCGTCAGTACAACGAACGCTTCCACGCCCTGGAGCGCTGGCGCGACCACCTGATCACCGGTGGTGACGCGGCGCTGTCGGCCTTCTTCGGCGAATACCCCGAAAGCGACCGCCAGCACCTGCTCCAACTGATCCGCCACGCCCAGCACGAGGCCGCTCACAACAAGCCTCCAGCCGCGGCGCGGAAGATCTTCAAGTACATCCGCGAGCTGGACGAGATCAAACGCGGCCTGCGTTGA
- a CDS encoding HPr family phosphocarrier protein, with protein sequence MPALEVTIINKLGLHARAAAKFVGVAGRFPCQVRVGRSPESTVDGKSIMAVMMLAAGKGTNLHLFAEGEQEDEALQALVELINNYFDEGE encoded by the coding sequence ATGCCCGCCCTCGAAGTCACCATCATCAACAAGCTTGGTCTGCACGCCCGTGCGGCGGCCAAATTCGTCGGCGTTGCGGGACGTTTCCCCTGCCAGGTCCGCGTGGGGCGCAGCCCCGAAAGCACCGTGGACGGCAAGAGCATCATGGCCGTGATGATGCTGGCGGCCGGCAAGGGCACCAATCTGCACCTCTTTGCCGAAGGCGAACAGGAAGACGAAGCGCTCCAGGCGCTGGTCGAACTGATCAACAACTACTTCGACGAAGGCGAGTGA